The following are encoded together in the Janthinobacterium sp. Marseille genome:
- a CDS encoding Fe2+-dependent dioxygenase — protein MMLHIPEVLTPAQVSEIRQRLDAADWVDGKATVGAQGAQVKKNRQLPELSPVGMELGQIILKALVNNPLFFAAALPMRYMPPLFNRYEGGEHYGFHIDGSVRNIPGSNLSLRTDLSCTLFLCEPEDYDGGELIVADTYGEHEVKLPAGDMILYPSSSLHKVEPVTRGARVCSFFWLQSMVADDAKRSLLFELDQNIQKLRAKLGDCEEVVGLTGHYHNLLRQWAAV, from the coding sequence ATGATGTTACACATCCCGGAAGTACTGACGCCCGCACAAGTAAGCGAAATCCGGCAAAGGCTGGATGCAGCGGATTGGGTCGATGGCAAGGCAACCGTTGGGGCGCAGGGCGCCCAAGTGAAGAAAAATCGACAATTGCCCGAACTGTCTCCGGTCGGGATGGAACTTGGCCAGATCATCCTTAAGGCGCTTGTAAACAATCCCCTGTTTTTTGCCGCGGCCTTGCCCATGCGTTACATGCCGCCTTTATTTAATCGCTACGAAGGTGGCGAGCACTATGGCTTTCATATTGATGGCTCGGTGCGCAATATTCCCGGCTCCAACCTGAGCCTGCGTACCGACCTCTCCTGTACTTTATTCCTGTGTGAACCGGAAGATTATGATGGCGGTGAACTGATCGTGGCCGATACCTATGGTGAGCATGAAGTGAAGCTGCCGGCCGGCGACATGATCCTGTACCCGTCGAGCAGCCTGCATAAGGTGGAACCGGTAACGCGCGGTGCACGCGTGTGCTCATTCTTTTGGTTGCAGAGTATGGTGGCTGATGACGCCAAACGCAGTTTGCTGTTTGAACTCGACCAGAATATCCAAAAATTGCGCGCGAAGCTGGGTGACTGTGAGGAAGTAGTTGGCCTCACCGGGCATTATCACAACCTGTTGCGTCAATGGGCTGCGGTATAA
- a CDS encoding catecholate siderophore receptor Fiu — MAHIKSRKHPIGRRLNCSAAVALAVMTLPAAYAQQTGDTSAQKAATLPQITVQGAVESYKADSVASPKFTQPLVDTTQTISVVRKEVMQDQAATTLTEALRNVAGVGTFFAGENGNTNTGDAIFMRGFDTSNSIYVDGVRDLGSISRDIFNTEQVEVTKGPSSTDYGRSAPTGAINMVSKQPTLTDAASGTVGFGSGSYKRATIDLNKALTGIEGAAIRLNAVVQDAGVAGRNEVENNRWAIAPSIAFGLNSPTRTFLNFLHVDQNNVPDGGVPTIGLPGYSASAGSRVNSKNFYGTPYDKDNVTADMVTLRVEHDFSATTTLRNTTRWGKTSQDYLLTSFMAPVTTSPNPANWTVARSSPTFKDQTNEIITNQTNLTTSFETGSIKHSLSTGFEITREEQKNVGIGTTGAWTAANLYNPQMNATGLGWAPNGADSKGSTDTVSLYAFDTLKLNEQWQANIGARIDHYKTKYNALGVCGGARGPACGALPTGSLVPTANHLQASDNIVSWKAGLLYKPAPNGSIYVNYAVSKQPPGGSNFQLSAATNNANNPNVEPQQAKTAEIGTKWDLLDKKLMLTGAIFSTEVENEIVTTSDGTVDQTGKKRVQGIELSATGQITRDWAVIASYTYQDSKVAQGNNLAQDGSNGLTYTPTDAFSLWSTYQMPAGFTVGGGARYTGGLKRGTDGAVGTPNFTDAYWVVDAMATYRINKNVDLQFNVYNLFDKEYVAAINKSGWRYFPGVERSARLSANIRF, encoded by the coding sequence ATGGCTCATATCAAAAGCCGCAAGCACCCTATTGGCCGTCGCCTAAATTGTTCGGCGGCTGTTGCACTCGCAGTAATGACATTGCCCGCCGCCTACGCACAGCAAACCGGTGACACATCGGCACAAAAAGCCGCAACGCTGCCGCAGATTACCGTACAAGGCGCCGTTGAATCGTACAAGGCCGATTCCGTTGCATCGCCAAAATTCACCCAACCGTTAGTAGATACCACGCAAACCATTTCCGTAGTCAGGAAAGAAGTCATGCAGGACCAGGCGGCCACGACATTGACCGAAGCATTGCGTAACGTTGCAGGTGTCGGTACGTTCTTTGCTGGCGAAAACGGCAACACGAATACGGGCGACGCAATTTTCATGCGTGGCTTTGATACATCAAACAGCATCTATGTTGATGGCGTGCGCGATCTGGGTTCGATCTCCCGCGATATCTTCAATACAGAGCAGGTTGAAGTGACCAAGGGGCCATCGAGTACCGATTACGGTCGCAGCGCACCGACCGGTGCCATCAACATGGTCAGCAAGCAACCGACACTGACGGATGCCGCCAGTGGCACAGTCGGCTTCGGCAGTGGCAGCTACAAACGCGCCACCATAGATCTGAATAAGGCATTAACGGGTATTGAAGGTGCGGCCATCCGCCTGAACGCCGTTGTACAGGATGCCGGCGTCGCCGGACGCAACGAGGTGGAAAACAATCGCTGGGCCATTGCACCGTCGATCGCCTTCGGTCTGAATTCACCTACGCGTACCTTTTTGAATTTCCTGCATGTCGATCAAAATAACGTCCCCGATGGCGGCGTGCCAACCATTGGTTTGCCGGGATATAGTGCATCTGCGGGTAGTCGGGTCAATTCGAAGAATTTCTATGGTACGCCATACGATAAAGACAATGTGACAGCAGACATGGTGACTCTCCGCGTGGAACATGACTTCAGCGCGACCACGACTTTGCGCAACACGACACGTTGGGGCAAGACCTCGCAGGATTATCTGCTTACATCATTCATGGCGCCGGTAACTACCAGTCCAAACCCTGCAAACTGGACAGTAGCGCGAAGCAGCCCGACCTTCAAGGATCAGACCAACGAGATCATTACCAACCAGACGAACTTGACGACTTCTTTTGAAACGGGAAGCATCAAGCACAGTTTGAGCACTGGCTTCGAAATTACCCGTGAGGAACAGAAGAACGTCGGCATAGGTACGACCGGTGCATGGACTGCTGCCAATCTTTACAATCCGCAAATGAATGCAACCGGGCTTGGCTGGGCACCAAATGGCGCGGATAGCAAAGGCTCGACGGATACCGTGTCGCTGTATGCGTTTGATACTTTGAAACTTAACGAGCAATGGCAAGCCAACATTGGTGCACGTATAGATCATTACAAGACCAAATACAACGCATTAGGTGTGTGTGGCGGCGCGCGTGGTCCTGCTTGTGGTGCACTTCCGACAGGATCCCTGGTACCGACAGCGAATCACTTGCAGGCTTCCGACAATATCGTCAGCTGGAAGGCCGGTTTGCTGTACAAACCAGCGCCTAACGGCAGCATCTATGTCAATTATGCGGTCTCGAAACAGCCACCAGGCGGTAGCAACTTCCAATTGAGTGCAGCGACAAACAATGCAAACAATCCGAACGTGGAACCACAGCAAGCCAAGACCGCTGAAATCGGCACCAAGTGGGATCTGCTCGACAAAAAACTCATGCTGACAGGCGCAATTTTCAGCACAGAAGTCGAAAATGAAATTGTCACCACTTCAGACGGGACGGTCGATCAAACCGGCAAGAAACGTGTGCAAGGTATTGAGCTGTCGGCTACGGGCCAGATCACGCGCGATTGGGCCGTCATCGCTAGTTACACCTACCAGGACAGCAAGGTTGCGCAAGGTAACAACCTGGCTCAGGACGGTTCGAATGGTTTGACCTATACGCCGACCGATGCATTTTCGTTGTGGTCAACCTACCAGATGCCGGCAGGATTTACGGTCGGTGGCGGTGCGCGTTATACCGGTGGTTTGAAGCGTGGTACCGATGGCGCAGTCGGAACACCTAACTTCACCGATGCCTACTGGGTTGTCGATGCGATGGCGACCTATCGCATTAACAAAAATGTCGATCTGCAGTTCAACGTGTACAACCTGTTTGACAAGGAATACGTTGCAGCAATCAACAAGAGCGGCTGGCGTTATTTCCCTGGTGTTGAGCGTTCTGCACGCTTAAGCGCAAATATCCGTTTCTAA
- a CDS encoding PepSY-associated TM helix domain-containing protein encodes MLTSFPSQPPTTRVINMRRIWVKIHRWLALSVGWILAVVGVLGAILILAQPLDKWAHPEFFKADTAAGSASTVTPVVTLEAIRQQLITDFGSKSNFTLRPPRVAGETFWVLVRGEPWSGTVYLNPLTGREQGRRGEYDGFVNFAFKLHSALLLKDTGKAILAWIALAYLVLLISGLVLWWPKRWPPSLRIELGKGLLRGLFDMHRIGGAVLGLLIAVSVATGAYMAWRPLGQFVTTLSGSTAIKPPVLTKEESAKPAIVTLDQLVARGQAVFPSDPVTYVQLPAKANQPIRLRLRLADDPHPNGLTSVYLQPKTGEVLAAYRWDQLDPGAKAFSFVYPLHTGELGGVALEALTFLSGLALGMLGVTGIWLWWRRRK; translated from the coding sequence ATGCTCACTTCTTTTCCGTCACAGCCGCCAACCACCCGCGTCATCAATATGCGGCGCATCTGGGTCAAAATCCATCGCTGGCTCGCGCTAAGTGTCGGCTGGATACTGGCGGTCGTCGGTGTGCTGGGGGCGATACTGATTCTCGCGCAGCCGCTCGACAAGTGGGCGCATCCGGAATTTTTCAAGGCCGATACGGCGGCGGGTTCTGCTTCAACTGTTACACCAGTGGTGACGCTGGAAGCGATACGGCAGCAATTGATTACCGACTTTGGCAGCAAGAGTAACTTCACGCTGCGCCCGCCCCGTGTAGCGGGTGAAACCTTTTGGGTATTGGTGCGCGGTGAGCCTTGGAGCGGTACGGTGTATCTCAATCCGCTAACGGGCCGTGAGCAGGGCAGGCGTGGCGAGTACGATGGTTTTGTGAACTTCGCATTCAAATTGCACAGTGCCCTGTTGCTGAAAGACACTGGCAAAGCCATCCTGGCCTGGATTGCGCTTGCTTATCTCGTGTTGCTAATCAGCGGGCTCGTACTATGGTGGCCGAAGCGCTGGCCACCTTCATTGAGAATTGAACTTGGTAAAGGCTTGTTGCGTGGTTTGTTCGATATGCATCGCATCGGCGGTGCGGTGTTGGGTCTGTTGATTGCTGTATCGGTTGCGACCGGTGCTTACATGGCGTGGCGTCCGCTCGGGCAGTTCGTCACCACACTCAGCGGTAGCACAGCAATCAAACCACCAGTGCTGACAAAAGAGGAATCAGCCAAACCGGCGATAGTCACGCTCGACCAATTGGTTGCGCGTGGTCAGGCGGTATTCCCATCTGATCCTGTCACGTATGTTCAATTGCCGGCCAAGGCAAACCAGCCGATCCGTTTGCGCCTGCGTTTGGCTGATGATCCTCATCCCAACGGCCTGACCTCGGTGTATTTGCAGCCAAAAACCGGGGAAGTACTCGCGGCCTATCGCTGGGACCAACTGGATCCCGGCGCGAAGGCATTTTCATTTGTGTATCCATTACATACCGGCGAATTGGGCGGCGTGGCACTGGAAGCGCTGACTTTTCTGAGCGGACTTGCTTTGGGAATGCTCGGCGTGACAGGGATCTGGCTGTGGTGGCGTCGGCGGAAATAG
- a CDS encoding TonB-dependent siderophore receptor — protein MAKIHSRKSVSLRKLKCSAAVSLAVMVMSGMVHAQQATTTGDEPATLEAIQVSGDLLGTGLQNSVKRYAGARTVVKKEEIENSGAASISDVMRRIPGVQVSDNSGSAGSAISLNVGVRGLAGRYSPRSTILLDGIPMANAPYGQPQLSFAPVSLNNVESVDVVRGGGAVRYGPQNVGGIINFKTRSIPTTPGATGDVSIRQNDYSKGGSNTQYSAFAGNQLENGLGFAVLYSGMSGSDWRVGSDEKVNDLALKFRYELSPTSEIYGKFSYYDVTSRTPGGLTVAQYNADPFQNTRPTDYWSGDRTAFDIGYINTISDTQEFEIRTYYNESNRQSTLYTVNRTTNAVSIQHQPRSYQTLGIEPRYTQRFNIGNTTNDVTVGYRYIRERGDDNVYSESVTTGALGAQTTFDNSTDAHSIYIDDKIAFGAWRITPGVRFEHINSLRHDRTTGADFEVKNNKPLPSLNVAYLLTQDITLFANYGTSFGVVQNTQLNTMTPGNPLKPELAKTVEAGARWKSKQVSAEITAFNIRFDNQIQSVGSGANLAFFNLGKTEHKGIETAVDYTFDKAGPMSGFNAFANYTYTRATLESGAFAGNDVPFYSRNTDTVGMRYETGPWGFNLSSTHQSSQFADERNTVAESVNGENGLIPGFRLWNAQVNWKSPNKKGLEILAGLNNLTDKRYFTRTTDGNLGKLVGAPRMIYVQARLAF, from the coding sequence ATGGCTAAAATTCACAGCCGTAAATCAGTATCGCTGCGCAAGCTGAAATGTTCAGCCGCGGTTTCCCTCGCGGTGATGGTCATGTCGGGCATGGTACATGCGCAGCAAGCGACAACTACCGGTGATGAACCTGCTACGCTGGAAGCAATTCAGGTCAGTGGTGATTTGTTGGGCACTGGTTTGCAAAACAGCGTGAAACGCTATGCCGGCGCGCGTACAGTTGTTAAAAAAGAAGAGATAGAAAATTCCGGCGCAGCCAGCATCAGCGATGTAATGCGTCGCATACCTGGCGTGCAGGTCAGCGACAACTCCGGTAGCGCAGGTAGTGCGATCTCACTCAACGTTGGTGTGCGTGGTCTGGCAGGGCGTTACTCGCCGCGTTCCACGATTTTGCTGGATGGCATCCCAATGGCGAACGCGCCATATGGACAGCCGCAACTATCGTTTGCACCTGTCAGCTTGAATAATGTGGAATCGGTCGATGTCGTGCGCGGTGGTGGTGCGGTTCGCTATGGCCCGCAAAACGTAGGCGGCATTATCAACTTCAAGACCCGTTCCATCCCTACGACACCAGGTGCAACCGGTGATGTATCGATACGCCAGAACGATTACAGCAAGGGCGGCAGCAACACACAGTACAGTGCATTTGCCGGTAATCAGCTGGAAAACGGCTTGGGTTTTGCTGTGCTGTACTCGGGCATGAGCGGCAGCGATTGGCGCGTAGGCAGTGATGAAAAAGTAAACGACCTCGCGCTGAAGTTCCGTTACGAGTTGAGCCCGACTTCGGAAATCTACGGTAAGTTTTCCTATTACGATGTTACGTCGCGTACACCAGGTGGACTGACGGTTGCACAATACAATGCCGATCCTTTCCAGAACACCCGTCCTACAGATTATTGGAGTGGTGACCGTACTGCTTTCGATATCGGCTACATAAATACGATTTCTGATACACAGGAATTCGAGATTCGCACTTACTACAATGAGAGCAATCGCCAAAGTACCTTGTACACGGTGAACAGAACAACAAATGCGGTCAGTATCCAGCATCAGCCGCGCAGCTATCAAACCTTGGGTATTGAACCGCGCTATACACAGCGTTTTAACATTGGGAATACGACCAACGATGTCACTGTTGGCTATCGGTATATCCGCGAACGCGGCGATGATAACGTCTACAGCGAATCCGTGACGACAGGGGCTTTGGGCGCACAGACGACTTTTGATAATTCTACGGATGCACATTCGATATACATAGATGACAAAATTGCGTTCGGCGCATGGCGTATTACACCGGGTGTACGTTTTGAACACATCAACTCGCTGCGTCATGATCGCACCACAGGTGCTGATTTCGAGGTGAAAAATAATAAGCCCCTGCCATCGCTGAATGTCGCGTACCTGCTGACGCAGGACATTACATTATTTGCTAACTACGGTACGTCGTTTGGTGTTGTGCAAAATACGCAGTTGAATACCATGACTCCTGGCAATCCATTGAAACCGGAATTGGCGAAGACTGTTGAGGCAGGCGCACGTTGGAAGAGCAAGCAAGTATCGGCCGAGATAACAGCTTTTAATATCAGATTCGATAATCAAATCCAATCAGTTGGTAGTGGCGCAAACCTCGCTTTTTTCAACTTGGGAAAAACGGAACACAAAGGTATAGAGACCGCGGTTGACTATACTTTCGATAAGGCAGGGCCAATGTCGGGTTTTAATGCATTTGCGAACTACACATATACACGCGCAACCTTGGAGTCTGGAGCGTTCGCGGGCAATGATGTGCCTTTCTACTCGCGCAATACAGATACAGTCGGGATGCGGTATGAAACCGGTCCTTGGGGTTTTAATCTTTCCAGTACGCATCAAAGCAGCCAATTTGCCGATGAACGGAATACTGTTGCAGAGAGCGTGAATGGTGAGAACGGATTAATTCCCGGTTTCCGCTTATGGAATGCACAAGTCAACTGGAAGAGCCCGAACAAGAAAGGCCTGGAGATTTTGGCCGGCTTGAATAACCTGACCGATAAGCGCTACTTCACACGTACGACGGATGGAAATCTGGGCAAGCTGGTCGGCGCACCTCGCATGATTTATGTGCAAGCGCGTTTGGCATTTTGA
- a CDS encoding polyphosphate kinase 2 family protein produces the protein MAGVQQSFRADKKQKVADAAAGEKPLSSGDKEQDKLLVEQQAQQIAELQEILYAERKHKILIVLQGMDTSGKDGTVRGVFGKIDPLGVSSVAFKSPSTEEKAHDFLWRIHKQVPALGEFTIFNRSHYEDVLITRVHDWIDDKECKRRYQHIRDFERMLSETGTVIMKFFLHISADEQKKRLEERIADPNKHWKFDPADLEERKYWGAYQDQYEEVIRETDADHAPWYVIPADSKTHRNLVISSIVLEKLNKLKPAFPPGNPEFSKLKVV, from the coding sequence ATGGCCGGCGTCCAGCAATCATTCCGTGCAGACAAGAAACAAAAAGTAGCTGATGCGGCGGCGGGAGAAAAGCCGCTTTCCAGTGGCGACAAGGAGCAGGATAAATTGCTGGTTGAGCAGCAGGCGCAACAGATCGCCGAGCTGCAGGAAATCCTTTACGCGGAACGCAAGCACAAGATCCTGATCGTGCTGCAGGGCATGGATACCTCGGGCAAGGACGGCACGGTGCGCGGGGTCTTCGGCAAGATTGATCCGCTGGGTGTAAGCAGTGTGGCATTCAAGTCACCGAGCACGGAAGAGAAAGCGCATGATTTCCTGTGGCGCATCCACAAACAGGTGCCGGCGCTGGGTGAATTCACCATCTTCAATCGCAGTCACTACGAAGACGTACTGATTACGCGTGTGCACGACTGGATAGACGACAAGGAATGCAAGCGACGCTATCAGCATATCCGTGACTTTGAACGCATGCTGAGTGAAACAGGAACCGTCATCATGAAGTTCTTCCTGCACATCTCCGCGGACGAACAAAAGAAACGCCTGGAAGAGCGGATCGCCGATCCAAACAAGCATTGGAAGTTTGATCCTGCCGACCTGGAGGAGCGCAAATACTGGGGTGCCTACCAGGACCAGTATGAAGAAGTCATACGCGAAACGGATGCCGATCATGCGCCGTGGTACGTTATCCCGGCCGACTCGAAGACGCATCGCAATCTGGTCATCAGCAGCATCGTGCTGGAAAAACTGAACAAGCTGAAGCCTGCATTTCCGCCGGGAAATCCGGAGTTTTCAAAACTGAAAGTTGTGTGA
- a CDS encoding CoA-binding protein, giving the protein MNNDLQIADKILAESRVIAVVGISPKPDRPSHYVAEYLQQHGYRIIPVNPVCAGTHILGEHCYATLTQAAAALAEQQIRIDLVDVFRKSELVEPIADEAIAIKARAFWLQMGIVNEAATNKARAAGLDAVADRCTKVDHARWRAEQAKGR; this is encoded by the coding sequence ATGAATAATGATCTCCAGATAGCCGACAAGATACTGGCCGAATCACGCGTCATCGCGGTGGTTGGCATTTCACCCAAACCAGATCGCCCCAGCCATTACGTGGCCGAATATTTACAGCAGCATGGTTACCGCATTATTCCGGTCAATCCGGTCTGTGCGGGTACGCATATCCTGGGCGAGCATTGCTATGCCACGCTGACACAGGCCGCTGCTGCGCTCGCAGAGCAGCAGATCCGGATCGACCTGGTGGATGTATTCCGCAAGTCTGAACTGGTCGAACCCATCGCTGACGAGGCGATTGCGATCAAAGCCCGCGCCTTTTGGCTGCAAATGGGGATCGTCAATGAAGCGGCGACCAACAAGGCGCGCGCGGCAGGGCTGGATGCCGTGGCAGATCGTTGTACCAAAGTCGACCACGCCAGATGGCGTGCCGAACAGGCGAAAGGGAGATAA
- a CDS encoding F0F1 ATP synthase subunit epsilon: MAHTMRVDVVSAEEEIFSGEAEFVALPGESGELGILPGHTPLITRIRPGAVRIKVTGQAEDEFVFVAGGILEVQPHVVTVLADTAIRGGDLDEAKAAEAKQLAEEALVNKESKIDYAQAQAELASAIAQLAAIQRLRQKR, encoded by the coding sequence ATGGCACATACAATGCGCGTAGACGTGGTCTCAGCCGAAGAAGAAATCTTCTCCGGCGAGGCAGAATTTGTCGCGCTGCCGGGTGAATCGGGCGAGCTCGGGATTTTGCCGGGACATACGCCTTTGATTACACGCATCCGACCAGGTGCGGTACGCATCAAGGTTACAGGCCAGGCTGAAGATGAATTTGTCTTCGTCGCCGGCGGTATCCTGGAAGTGCAACCGCATGTAGTTACGGTTTTGGCCGACACCGCGATCCGTGGTGGCGACCTGGATGAAGCGAAGGCAGCGGAAGCTAAACAATTGGCCGAAGAAGCACTGGTCAATAAAGAATCGAAAATCGACTACGCACAAGCACAGGCCGAATTGGCCAGCGCGATTGCACAGTTGGCGGCGATCCAAAGATTGCGTCAAAAACGCTAA
- the atpD gene encoding F0F1 ATP synthase subunit beta: MADGKIVQCIGAVVDVEFPRNAMPKIYDALKMAGSELTLEVQQQLGDGIVRTIALGTSDGLRRGMIIQNTGNPITVPVGTATLGRIMDVLGNPIDECGPVSHERTASIHRKAPAYDELSPSQDLLETGIKVIDLVCPFAKGGKVGLFGGAGVGKTVNMMELINNIAKAHSGLSVFAGVGERTREGNDFYHEMADAKVVDLENPANSKVAMVYGQMNEPPGNRLRVALTGLTMAEAFRDEGKDVLFFVDNIYRFTLAGTEVSALLGRMPSAVGYQPTLAEEMGRLQERITSTKTGSITSIQAVYVPADDLTDPSPATTFAHLDSTVVLSRDIASLGIYPAVDPLDSTSRQLDPLVVGQDHYDTARAVQGTLQRYKELRDIIAILGMDELAPEDKLLVARARKMQRFLSQPFHVAEVFTGAPGKYVSLKDTIKGFKMIASGELDHLPEQAFYMVGTIEEAIEKAKKLN, from the coding sequence ATGGCTGATGGCAAAATCGTTCAGTGTATCGGCGCGGTGGTGGACGTTGAATTTCCCCGCAATGCGATGCCTAAGATTTACGATGCCTTGAAGATGGCAGGTTCCGAACTGACGCTGGAAGTTCAGCAACAGTTGGGTGACGGTATTGTTCGTACCATTGCGCTCGGTACATCCGACGGTTTGCGTCGCGGCATGATCATTCAAAACACCGGCAATCCAATCACAGTACCAGTCGGTACGGCCACACTGGGTCGTATTATGGACGTGTTGGGTAACCCAATCGACGAATGCGGTCCTGTGAGCCACGAGCGCACAGCATCGATTCACCGTAAAGCTCCAGCGTACGACGAATTGTCGCCATCGCAGGACTTGCTGGAAACAGGCATCAAGGTTATTGACCTGGTTTGCCCGTTCGCAAAAGGCGGTAAAGTCGGTCTGTTCGGTGGCGCGGGTGTAGGCAAGACCGTGAACATGATGGAATTGATTAACAACATCGCTAAAGCACACAGCGGCTTGTCCGTGTTTGCTGGTGTTGGTGAACGTACTCGTGAAGGTAATGACTTCTACCACGAGATGGCTGACGCGAAAGTGGTTGATCTGGAAAATCCAGCCAACTCGAAAGTAGCGATGGTTTACGGTCAGATGAATGAACCACCAGGTAACCGTCTGCGCGTCGCGTTGACCGGTCTGACCATGGCTGAAGCATTCCGTGACGAAGGTAAAGACGTGTTGTTCTTCGTCGATAACATCTATCGTTTCACACTGGCTGGTACCGAAGTATCCGCGTTGCTGGGTCGTATGCCTTCCGCTGTGGGTTATCAACCTACACTGGCTGAAGAAATGGGCCGTCTGCAAGAGCGTATTACCTCGACCAAAACCGGTTCGATTACATCGATCCAGGCCGTCTACGTTCCAGCGGATGACTTGACCGATCCATCGCCTGCAACCACATTTGCTCACTTGGATTCCACCGTCGTTCTGTCGCGTGACATCGCATCGCTCGGTATTTACCCAGCGGTTGATCCACTCGATTCGACATCGCGTCAATTGGATCCACTGGTCGTTGGTCAAGATCACTACGACACCGCTCGTGCTGTTCAAGGTACATTGCAACGCTACAAAGAATTGCGCGACATTATCGCGATTCTGGGTATGGACGAACTGGCACCGGAAGACAAACTGCTGGTCGCACGTGCACGTAAGATGCAACGTTTCCTGTCGCAGCCGTTCCACGTTGCTGAAGTGTTTACCGGCGCGCCTGGTAAATACGTTTCGCTGAAAGATACGATCAAGGGCTTCAAAATGATCGCATCGGGCGAACTCGATCACCTGCCAGAACAAGCGTTCTACATGGTAGGTACCATCGAAGAAGCAATCGAAAAAGCGAAAAAACTCAACTAA
- the atpG gene encoding F0F1 ATP synthase subunit gamma, whose translation MASGKEIRGKIKSVENTKKITKAMEMVAASKMRKAQDRMHAARPYSDKIRNIAANLSQANPEYTHPFLVKSDASKTVGFIIVTTDKGLCGGMNTNSLRIVTTKLRELEAEGKKVEAVAIGNKGLGFLNRIGARVVSHAVQIGDTPHLDKLIGPVKVMLDAYQDGKLDAVYVVYTKFINTMKQEPMMEQLLPLAVDKLKADEDSLAWDYIYEPDAQTVIDELLVRYVEALIFQAVAENLASEQSARMVAMKSASDNAGSVISELKLVYNKTRQAAITKELSEIVAGAAAV comes from the coding sequence ATGGCTTCAGGCAAAGAGATACGTGGCAAGATCAAGAGCGTAGAAAATACGAAGAAGATCACCAAGGCGATGGAAATGGTCGCTGCGTCCAAAATGCGTAAAGCGCAAGACCGGATGCATGCGGCACGTCCTTACAGCGACAAGATTCGCAATATCGCTGCGAATCTGTCGCAAGCCAATCCGGAATATACGCATCCATTTCTGGTGAAGTCGGATGCGTCGAAGACAGTCGGCTTTATTATCGTTACGACTGACAAGGGTTTGTGCGGCGGTATGAACACAAACTCCTTGCGTATCGTGACCACCAAGCTGCGCGAGTTGGAAGCAGAAGGCAAGAAAGTCGAAGCAGTTGCAATCGGTAACAAAGGTTTGGGCTTCCTGAATCGTATCGGCGCGCGTGTCGTGTCGCATGCGGTACAAATCGGCGACACCCCGCACCTGGACAAGTTGATTGGTCCAGTCAAGGTGATGCTTGATGCGTATCAGGATGGCAAGCTGGACGCGGTTTACGTCGTCTACACCAAGTTCATTAACACGATGAAGCAAGAACCGATGATGGAGCAACTGCTGCCATTAGCGGTCGACAAGCTGAAGGCAGATGAAGATTCGCTGGCATGGGATTACATCTACGAACCTGATGCGCAAACCGTGATTGACGAATTGTTGGTGCGTTACGTTGAAGCGCTGATTTTCCAGGCTGTTGCTGAAAACCTCGCGTCCGAGCAATCGGCTCGCATGGTGGCGATGAAGTCGGCAAGCGACAACGCCGGTAGCGTGATTAGCGAATTGAAGCTGGTCTATAACAAGACGCGTCAAGCAGCGATTACGAAAGAACTTTCCGAGATCGTCGCCGGAGCGGCTGCGGTTTAA